The Pirellulales bacterium genome includes the window TCTGCCTATAGCGGCGTTTTGTCGGGAGCCGGAGGCATTCTCGGCAAGACCGGCTCCGGAACGCTGACCCTGAGCGGCAACAACAGCTACTCGGGCGGCACGACGATTTCCGACGGCACATTGTCCGCGACAACGACGAACACCGTCTTGGGCGCCGGACCGGTGAACATGTCGGGAGGCCGGCTGCAACTGACGGGCGGGGTCAGGAATGCAATCGGAATCAATTTCGAGGGGGCGAACAACGGTAGTGCGCCGACCTTGCTATTGGCGACCGATAGCGCGGGGGTCTCGCCTCAAGTCAATTGGAACAACGTCAACGGCACCGGCGTCACTAATACCGCCGGCAGCGGCAGCAACACCAACGTCGATGGTCCGATCGCCGGCACGGTGGTCGACAAAACCGGCGCCGCCACGGCCGTGACTCTGGCCTTCAACGCGAACGGCCAATTCGCCGTTGCCAGCGGGCAGGCGCTGAACACCGGCGACCGCAAACTGATGGATGGAATGCTCTATATGAATTACTTTAACCCTCCGAGCGCCAACCACATCGACGTCACGATGAGCAATATCCCGTTCCCTCTATATGACGCTTATGCCTACTTTGCCGCGAGTCCTTTCAGTGGGGAGATTTCGAGCATGACACTGAACGCCGACTCCACCACCACGACGTTCGGCACAGCCGGCGCCGGTCCGTTCGCCGGCTTCGTACAGGCCACCGGCGTGGACCTCGCCTCGGCAAATTCTTCCAATTATTATGTGTTCCGCGGGCGCAGCGACGGCAGCCTCACCTTGACCTTGTTGGGGCCCAATCCCGGGGGCAATGGCAATTCGGGCCTCAACGGGGTTCAGCTCGTCGAGGCATTCAACCCGGTGTTCGCATACGCCAACAACGTCGTCGTCACGGGGAATTCGACGATCGACGTAAGCGGGACGCCGTCGGCATCCCTTGGCACTTTATCGATTGGCAGCAACACACTGTTCGTCACGGGCTCAAGCTACGGTACGGATTTGCCGTATGGCCTGAATCTGGGCGCGACGTCGGTGAGCGGCGGCGGCACGACGACTTTCGACGTGGCCAACAACGGCGCCGGCACTGGCAAGCTCACGCTGGCTTCGCTCACTACCGGTGGCGCCGGGCGAACCATCACCAAGGCCAACGCTGGAACGATGGAGATCCAAGGAGCTTCGACCATTAACGGCGGCAGCAACATCAATGCGGCCGGCGGCACCTTGCGGTTCAATAACACCTCCGGTGCGGCGACGATCGGCGCCGGAAGCACTGCCATGGTTGCCTCGGGCGCGACCTTGGAATTGGCCGGGTCCTTCTCGGATTTGTCGTCGACGGCTTCCGCGGCGAGTCGTGTGCATATCATCAATAGCAGCACCCGAGCGTCCGGCGGAGGCGTCGTCGTCAGCGGCACGCATCAACAGGTTGGAGCGATCGACGGGACCGGAGACACTGTGGTTGACGCCGGCAGCGACCTGACGGCCGATCACATCGTGCAGTCTTCTCTCGTGATCGGCGGCACGGCGACCAGCGCCGCCCTCGTTACGATCGCCGCCTCGGACGCCAGCGGCAATCCGCTGGCAAGCGGATTCGCTGTGGCCGGCTCGCTTTCGCCGAGCGGCCCGTTCGCCGCCGGCACGGACGGCGGATCGAGCTTGCTTGCCTCCGGCGGATCGTCGGCCGGCAGCGGATCGTCGTTGGGGGGAGCTAATCTTGGCAGCGGCCTGTCATCGGTGCCCGAGCCTGCGAGCCTCTTGCTCATGGCGTTGGGAGGAGGAATTGCTCTGCTCGCGGCCTTGCGGCGCAAGATCATTCGGAGGTGATTCTTTGCTTCTGTTCCGCGGCGTGCGTCGAGGCCGCCGCGTCAGATACGCCCCGCCGGCCGATTCATTCGGTCAGCGGGGTTTTTTATGCGCCTCCGCTGGCTGGCAGACACGACCCTCTTCGGACAAACCGCCGATCGTCCTGATTCTAGCGCGGGCCATCGCCGTGCTATACTGTGCCCTGTCGTTGAAAGGGCCATCGCTTCGAAGTCTGGCGATGCGTCAAAGTCTCGTAGCGTATCACGATGCCCGTTGAATCCTTTGATGTTCTGATCGTTGGCGCCGGGGCTTGCGGCAGCCTGATGGCCAAAGAGTTGTCTGATCGCGAATTATCGGTGGTCGTTCTCGAGGCGGGGAAGCGATTCGCGCCTGGTGACCTTGCCAATTCCGAGGCGAACGGGGCGAAGATTCTTTGGACCGAGCCGCGCGCGGTTGCCGGGAAGCATGCCGTCGCGCCGAAGGCCGGGGTTGGGGTCGGCGGGGGGACGCTGGCTTGGCTCGGCGTCATGCCGCGGTTTCATCCGGCCGATTTTCGCACTTATTCGACCGAGGGCGTCGCCGCGGATTGGCCGATCGGATACGACGATCTTCGCCCGTATTACGCAAAGGTCGAGCGCGAGTTCGGCGTCGCCGGCGAATGCGGGCCATTCGCGCCGGAGCCATACGAATTGCCGATGCCGCCGCATCGCATGAATTGGCACGCACAGCTTCTTGCCCGCGGCGCGCGGCAGCTCGGCGCGAAGCCCTTCGCCCCGCCGATCGCGATCAACTCGACGGCTTACGACGACCGGCCGGCCTGTATCTATTGCGGCTGGTGCGGCTCGGGCTGCCCGACCGGCGCCAAGGCCACGGCCTCCGGCACGTATCTGGCGAAGGCGGAGCGGCTCGGCGCGCGGGTGGTGAGCGAGGCGTTCGTGCATCGGATCGAATACGATCGCGCGAAAGGTCGCATTTCGGGAGTGAGCTATTTTGACGCCGAACGCCGCGAGCAGCGCGTGAACGCGCGGCTCGTGGTGATCGCGGCCCACGCCCTGGAAACGCCGCGAATCCTGCTCCTCTCCGCCAATCCAACCTTTCCCGACGGCCTCGCGAATTCCAGCGGCCAGGTTGGCCGCTATCTGATGAGCCATCCCACCTGGCAGGTCTTCGGCACGTTCGACGAGCCGGTCAATGCCTTCAAGGGAATGCAGATGGGGCACGTCATGGTGCAGGATTTTTATGGCCCGCGGCCGGAGAACGTATACGCCCGCGGCTTCATCCTACTCTCCTATATGATGACGCCGGTGACCTATGCGAATCTGAGCGGCTCGTTCTACGGCGCGGAGTTCAAACAGTTTCTGCGCGACTACGCCCACACGGCTGCCTGGTGGGCGCATGCCGAGGGATTGCCGCAGGCCGACAATCGGATCACGCTCGACCCGGACGTCCGCGACGCCCGCGGGCTGCCGGTGGCCCGCGTCACCTACGAATGGTGCGACAACGATCTGAAGCTGGCCGCCGCCGCCCGCGACAAGGCGGCCGAGATGATGTCGGCCTCCGGTGCGCGGCAGGTGCGGATCGGCCTGAACTACGGCGCCCACGCGATGGGCACCTGCCGGATGGGGAGCGACCGGCAGTCGTCGGTCGTCAACGAATTCTGCCAATCGCACGACATCGCCAACCTGTTCATCTGCGACACCAGCGTGTTCGTCACCTCGGCCGGCGTGAATCCAACGCTCACCGCCCTAGCCATCGCCAGCCGCTCCGCCGATCACATCGCCGCCGTGGCGCGACGGGGAGATTTCGGGCCGTGAGTTTTTCTCCCTCTCCCTCCGGGAGAGGGCCGGGGTGAGGGTGCCTTCAATCAGACTCAATCGCAAACGAACTTATGACTAACCCTTCGATTACCCCACTCATCCCCGACCATCTCGCCGCGCTCGCGGCCTTGGCCAACGGCATCATCCCGGCGGACGAAATCGACGCCGGCGCCGCGGAGGTCAGTGCCGCAGCGCGCTTAGACGAGAAAATAC containing:
- a CDS encoding GMC family oxidoreductase gives rise to the protein MPVESFDVLIVGAGACGSLMAKELSDRELSVVVLEAGKRFAPGDLANSEANGAKILWTEPRAVAGKHAVAPKAGVGVGGGTLAWLGVMPRFHPADFRTYSTEGVAADWPIGYDDLRPYYAKVEREFGVAGECGPFAPEPYELPMPPHRMNWHAQLLARGARQLGAKPFAPPIAINSTAYDDRPACIYCGWCGSGCPTGAKATASGTYLAKAERLGARVVSEAFVHRIEYDRAKGRISGVSYFDAERREQRVNARLVVIAAHALETPRILLLSANPTFPDGLANSSGQVGRYLMSHPTWQVFGTFDEPVNAFKGMQMGHVMVQDFYGPRPENVYARGFILLSYMMTPVTYANLSGSFYGAEFKQFLRDYAHTAAWWAHAEGLPQADNRITLDPDVRDARGLPVARVTYEWCDNDLKLAAAARDKAAEMMSASGARQVRIGLNYGAHAMGTCRMGSDRQSSVVNEFCQSHDIANLFICDTSVFVTSAGVNPTLTALAIASRSADHIAAVARRGDFGP